The DNA sequence ACCGCCCGCATCCTCGGCGGCACCGGCACCGGCCGTGTCGGCTTCGTCCGCCTCCAGCCGCACATACTTCAGATAGGCGTATACGAGGAAGCCTGCCAGGAACGGCCACATGAAGGTGTAGCCGAGGTTCTGGACCGTGCCCGTGGCCTCCTGGTAGCGGTCCAGCTGCCAGAGGCCCATCCCCAGGCAGAAGATCGCACCGAGGACGACGAAGGCGATCCACGAGGGGCGGTGCCTGACCTTGGCGGAGACCGGTGGACCGGAGGCGGCGTCGCCTCCGACCGGGCGGGTGCTCAGGCTGTCGGACACCCCTCAACGATACCGCCGACGGCGCGGTAAGCTCACCTCGCCCGGTACCCCCGGGCGGGCGCCCGTGGCGGAATTGGCAGACGCGCTGGATTTAGGTTCCAGTGTCTACGGACGTGGGAGTTCAAGTCTCCCCGGGCGCACCCTTACGGCTCGCGGTTCGCTCGAGCCGGCCCCGTCAGTCGAGGTCGTCGATCAGGCGCGCGAGGATGTCGTTCATCGTGAGCAGTCCGATGAGCTCGTTGCCGCGGACCACGACCAGGCGGTTGAGGTGGTACCGGCTCATCATGGCGGCGGCCTGGTTCACCGACAGGTCCTCACCCACGGAGATGGCGGGCTTGACGGCGGCGTCGTACACGTTGAGCAGGTCGACGTCGCCCTCCTCGACGATGATGGCGCGCAGCAACTCGTTGTAGCTGAGCAGGCCGTAGGCGTCGTGGGGGTGCTGGCGTTCCACCACGAGGCTCTTGACCCGATTCGCGCGCATCGTCGACAGCGCCTCGCGCAGGGTGGCGAACGGGGAGATGGTGATCACCTCGGGGACCATGACCTGCGTGACGGTGAGCATGGGGGACCTCCTGTGGGGTCGTACGGTCGGGATGGGGCGGGCAGGGGCGGGGTGCTGCGTGGCGGGGTCGAGCGGGCGGGCGTGGCTCAGGTGTCCTCCCGGCGCATGTACTCCTCGAACTTGACCAGTTGTCGGGGGTCGATCCCCGTGAGGTGCTCGATGGGGACGTTGAAGGCGATGCCGCGGGAGTTGTCCCCGTCGACGAGGACCTCGTGCAGCGCCTTGAGGATCGGGGTGGCCAGGTGGGTGCCCACGACCATGAGCAGCACCGACTGGGACCCCTCGAAGGTCAGGCCGAAGAACGTCTTCTTCTGTTGCCCGCCGATGCCCTTACCCTCCAGGATCGTCACCCCGGTCGCGCCCGCGCGTTGCGCGACCTCGATGGCGGGGTCCTCCAGTTCGGGAGGGGCGATCACTACGACGGCCGTGAATTTCATGACGCTTCCTTCTGCAGACGAGGGATTTTCTCGAGGACGATGGCATAGAGCAGGACGGAGATGATCGGGAAGATCGAGGCGAAGGCGATCAGCCCGAAGCCGTCGATCAAGGCGCTGCGGCCCTCGATCGCGCTCGCCAACCCGATGCCCAACGCGGTGACCAGCGGCACGGTGACCTCGGAGGTGGTCACCCCGCCGAGGTCGAAGGCCAGGGCGACGATGTACTTCGGGGCCACTGCCAGCAGGACGAGGACCGCGGCATAGGAGACCATGATGAAGTAGTGCAGCGGCCCGCCGGTCAGGATGCGGAACACCCCCAGGGCGATCCCGACCGCCACCCCGGTGGCCACGACCAGGCGGATGGCGGTCGCGTTGATCCCGGCCGGTGAGACGTTCTCCGCCTGGTCTGCGACGGCGACCAGGGCAGGCTCGGCCATCGTGGTGGCGAACCCGATGAGCAGGGCGAACAGCAGGATCAGGACGGGGATGTCGCGGTCGATCAGCTGCTCCGCCATCTGGGTCCCCAGGGGGAAGAGTCCCATCTTCAGGCCCACCACGAAGGCGTAGAGACCCACGAGCACCATGACGAACCCCACGGCCACGCGCAGCGGGTGGGACAGCTTGCGGCGCAGCGCCACGTATTGGAAGAACAGGACGACGATCACCATGGGAGCCACGTCGCGCACCATCTCGGCCAGTCCCACCACGTGTTCCAGCCAGAGGGGCGTCCCGCCGGTCTCCTCCGCCCCGGTGGTGGGCGTGCCGCCGCCACCGCCGAAGGTGTAGACCCACATGCCGTAGAGCTGCACCCCGATCATGGGCACCATCACGCACAGCGCCACCAGGCCGAAACCGTCGGTGAGCGCGCTGCGGCCCCGGATCGAGTTGGCCAACCC is a window from the Dietzia sp. JS16-p6b genome containing:
- a CDS encoding CBS domain-containing protein — translated: MLTVTQVMVPEVITISPFATLREALSTMRANRVKSLVVERQHPHDAYGLLSYNELLRAIIVEEGDVDLLNVYDAAVKPAISVGEDLSVNQAAAMMSRYHLNRLVVVRGNELIGLLTMNDILARLIDDLD
- a CDS encoding transcriptional regulator gives rise to the protein MKFTAVVVIAPPELEDPAIEVAQRAGATGVTILEGKGIGGQQKKTFFGLTFEGSQSVLLMVVGTHLATPILKALHEVLVDGDNSRGIAFNVPIEHLTGIDPRQLVKFEEYMRREDT
- a CDS encoding DUF1538 domain-containing protein — its product is MEHLRHFAQEFRKALRNLLPIVVVVAAFQLLVFRRMPEDPVQLVAGLLIVGVGIALFLQGLDLSVFPVGKNLANQFTRRGALGLLLTFGFAIGFAAVVAEPALIAVAGQAELISEGRIDGVVLRVVIAVSVGLVLVLGILRVLRGWAVHRILIGGYVVVLVATFVAPPEIVGLAFDSGGVTTNVVTVPLIAAIGIGLANSIRGRSALTDGFGLVALCVMVPMIGVQLYGMWVYTFGGGGGTPTTGAEETGGTPLWLEHVVGLAEMVRDVAPMVIVVLFFQYVALRRKLSHPLRVAVGFVMVLVGLYAFVVGLKMGLFPLGTQMAEQLIDRDIPVLILLFALLIGFATTMAEPALVAVADQAENVSPAGINATAIRLVVATGVAVGIALGVFRILTGGPLHYFIMVSYAAVLVLLAVAPKYIVALAFDLGGVTTSEVTVPLVTALGIGLASAIEGRSALIDGFGLIAFASIFPIISVLLYAIVLEKIPRLQKEAS